CGCGCCGGCGACGTGGCCGCGCGCATGGGCGGCGACGAATTCGTGCTCGTGCTGCCGCAGTGCGGCGCCAGCCAGGCGGCGGCCGTGGCCGAGCGGCTGCTCGCCGCCGTCGCCCAGCCCGTGGAGGCCGAGGGCGCCGTGCTGTACCCCAGTGCCAGCCTGGGCATCGCCATGTACCCCGAGGACGGCACCGACGCCGACAGCCTGCTGCGCTGCGCCGACATGGCGATGTACCAGGCCAAGAGCGCGGGCGGTCAGTGCTATCACTTCTACAGCGCCGAGATGAACGACCAGGCACAGGAGCGCTCGCGCCTGGAGTCCGACCTGCGCGCGACGCTGCGCAGCGGGGGCCTGGCCCTGCACTACCAGCCCCAGATGCACGGCCAGGCCCTGCACGGCGTGGAGGCGCTGCTGCGCTGGACGCACCCGCAGCACGGCCCGATCCCGCCGCCGCGCGTGGTCGAGACGGCCGGGGAATGCGGCCTGCTCGACGCCCTCACGAAATGGGTGCTGCAGGAAGCCTGCCGCCAGATGGCCGACTGGCGCAGGCGCGGCGTGGCCGTGCCGCGCGTGTCGGTCAACCTCGATGCCGACAGCTTCCTCGACCCCGCCCTGCCGGACCTGCTGGCCGGCACGCTCACGGCCCACGGCCTGCAGCCCGCGGACCTGACGGTGGAGATCACCGAGGCCGTCATGCTCACGTCCGACCCGGCCGTGCTCGCCACCGCGCGCGCCGTGCGCGAGCGCGGCATCGCGCTGTCGCTGGACGACTTCGGCACAGGCTACTCCAGCCTGAGCGCGCTGCACCGCCTGCCGATCGGCGAAATCAAGCTCGACGCGAGCTTCGTGCAGGACATAGAAACCAGCGCCACCGTCCGCTCGCTGGCCTCCGCCGTGCTGCACATCGCGCGCGGGTTGGATCTGTCCGTGGTCGCCGAGGGCGTGGAGACGCCCGCCCAGCGCCAGTTCCTGACCGAGCAAGGCTGCGCCGTGCTCCAGGGCTATCTGCTGTCGCGGCCCATGCCCGCGGATGCGCTGGAGTCGCTGCTGCAGGGCGGCGCCGCGGCGGCGCAGTGAGGCAGGCTACTTCTTCGATGGCTCGGCCACGAAGCCGATGCGCGACAGCCCCGCAGCCTGTGCCGCGCCCATGAGCTCCGCCACCCGGCCGTAGGGCACGGCCGCGTCCGCGCGCAACTGCACCTCGGTGTCGGGCCGGCGCGCGGCGACGTCCTTCAGGCGCGCGGCCAGCGCGTCCTGCGCCAGCGCCTCGCCGTCGAGGAAGGCCTGGCCCGCCTTGTCCACGGACACGGTGACGGACTGCGGCGCCGCGCCCGGCTGCGTACCCTGGACGCGCGGCAGCTCCAGGCGGATGGAGTTGGCGAGGAGCGGCGCGGTGAGGATGAAGATGACCACCAGCACCAGCATCACGTCCACGAGCGGGGTGACGTTGATCTCGCTCATGGGCTCGGGGCCCTGCGTGCGCTCCAGCCGGCCGAATGCCATGGCGGGTCAGCCTGCGGCGGCGACCAGCTCGCGCAGGTCGCGCGCAAAGCCTTCGAGGTCGGCCTCGATGCGGCCGATGGCGCGGCCGAACCAGTTGTAGGCCAGCACGGCGGGGATCGCCACCGACAGGCCCGCAGCGGTCATGACGAGCGCCTCGCCCACGGGGCCGGCAAGGCGTTCGATGGTGATCTGCTCGGCGCCCGCGAGCGCCCCGAGCGCATGGTGGATGCCCCACACGGTGCCCAGCAGCCCCACGAAGGGCGCCGTCGAGCCCACGGTGGCGAGCAGCACCTGGCCGAACTGCAGCCGGCCCAGCACGCCGTGCAGGGCATCGCGCAGCGCGCGCGTGAGGCGCTGCGCAATAGCGCCCTGGTCGGCCAGCGCGGCGCCCGAGCCAGAGCACGCCACCTGCGCGGCGGCGCGCACCAGCGGCAGCACCAGCGCCTCGCGATCGCAGGGCGGCAGGCGTTCGAGCCCCGCGGCGAGCGACGGCGACTGCCAGAACGCAGCCGTGCTGCGCGGCACGTCCACGCGGGCGCGCCACATCAGGCGCAGCTTCCAGAGGATTACGACCCAGCTGGCCACCGACATGGCGAGCAGCAGCAGGGCCAGCCCCTGCGCGACCGCGTCGCCCTGGTGCAGCCAGCGCATGCCGTCCATGAGGCGGCTACTTGAGGTTCAGCACGTCGAACATGTCGAACATGCCCGCGCGCTGCCCGGCCAGGAAGCGCACGGCGCGCAGGCTGCCCTGCGCGTAGCCGGCGCGGCTGCTGGACTTGTGCGTGATCTCCACGCGCTCGCCGGTGCCGGCGAACAGCACGGTGTGGTCGCCCACGATGTCGCCGCCGCGCACGGTGGCAAAGCCGATGCTGCCCTCCTTGCGCTCGCCCGTGTGGCCGTAGCGCTCGTACACGGCACGGTCGGCAAGGCGCGTGCCCTGCGCCTCGGCGATCACCTCGCCCATCTTCAGGGCCGTGCCCGAGGGCGCGTCCACCTTGTGCTTGTGGTGCGCCTCGATGATCTCGATGTCGTAGCCCGTGGCGAGCGCCTGCGCGGCCATCTGCAGCAGCTTGAGCGTGACGTTCACGCCCACGCTCATGTTGGGCGCGAGCACGATGGCCACCTTGCGCGCGGCGGCCTCCATGTCGGCCTTCTGCGCGTCGGAGAAGCCCGTGGTGCCGATGACCATCTGCACGCCCAGCTCGGCACACACGGCCGCATGGGCCAGCGTGCCCTCGGGGCGCGTGAAGTCGATCAGCACATCGGCATTCTTCAGCCCCTCGCGCAGGTCGGCGGTGATGGCCACGCCGCTCGCGCGGCCCAGGAAGGCGGTGGCGTCCTGGCCCACGGCGGGGCTGGTGGGCAGGTCCAGCGCGCCGGCCAGCACGCAGTCGTCGCTTGCCTGGATCGCCTCGATGAGCATGCGGCCCATGCGGCCGCTGGCGCCGGCTACGGCCACGCGGCGGGGTACGGAAGAGGATGAGGTCATGTCAGCTCGCAATCAAAACGGGAACGGGCTCCGCCATGGGCGGGCCGGGGACACTCAGCGGCGCGGCGATTCCAGCGGCGGGTAGCTCGCGACGGGCGGCGCGGCAGGTGCGGGGGAAGGCCCGGGCACGGCGGACTCGGCCTTGGGAAAGCGCGCCAGCTGCGCCTCGGTGGCCTCCAACTGGGGCACCTTGGGCTTGGACACCTTGGAGGTGAGCGAGGCCACGAACTCAGACTCGGAGGGCATCTCGTCGCCTTCGACGTGGTCCATCACGTTGTCCTTGAAGAACACGGTGAGCTTGCGCGTCTGCGCCTCCACGCCCGGGCGCTTGAGCGTGAAGACGTATTCCCAGCGGTCGCCGTGGAATACGCTCACCATGAGCGGCGTGCCCAGGATCTCGCGCACCTGCTGGCGCCCCATGCCGGGCTGCAGCATCTGCACCTGCTCGCGCGAGACGAAGTTGCCCTGTACCACGGCCACCTTGTAGGGCGTGACGACGTTCGACAGGCGCTCGCCGGTGCCCGCGCAACCGGCCAGCACGGCGGCCAGCAACACTATGGCGCCCCGACGGGCGCCCCTACGGGCGGGAGCAGACATGGGTTTAGGCATAGGGGATATGATCCGGTCCATTGTAGCGGCCCGGGCCTGGCGCCCAGCCTGCGGGGCGCACCATCCCTGATTTCGCCCTGGCAGATGAAGGACCTTGTCATGACGAACATCGACGAACTCAAGAGCACCGGCCTGAAGGCGACGCTGCCCCGGCTGAAGATCCTGGAAATCTTCCAAAAGGGCGCCCAGCGCCACATGACGGCCGAGGACGTGTTCCGCGTGCTGCTGGACGAGCGCTCGGACATCGGCCTGGCCACCGTCTACCGCGTGCTCACGCAGTTCGAGCAGGCCGGCATCCTGATCCGCAGCAACTTCGAGAGCGGCAAGGCCGTCTACGAACTCAACGAGGGCCAGCACCACGACCACTTCGTGTGCACGGCCTGCGGCAAGGTCGAGGAGTTCTACGACCCCGAGATCGAGAAGCGCCAGAACCTGATCGCCCAGTCCAAAGGCTGGGTGATACAGGACCATTCCATGGCCCTGTACGGCCAGTGCGCCAGTTGCGCCAAGAAGCGCTGATGCGCGGTCAGGCGCCGCCGCCTTCCATGGCGCGGCGGTGGCGCTCGACGAATTCCTGGTAGGTGTCTATGCCGCGCAACTGCAGGATGGTGTTGCGCACCGCGGCCTCGACCAGCACGGCGATGTTGCGCCCGACCACCACCTGGATCACCACCTTGAGCACGGGCACGCCCAGCACGTCCTGCGTGAGCGGCTCGTAGGGCATGCGCTCGTAGTCGCGCTCCATGGTTTCCTTGCGCACCAGGTGCACGATGAGCTTCAGGCGCATCCTGCGGCGCACGGCCGTCTCGCCGAAGATGGCGCGGATGTCCAGCAGGCCGATGCCGCGCACTTCGAGCAGGTTCTGCAGCAGGTCGGGGCACTTGCCCTCGATGGTGGTCTGGTTGATGCGGTACAGGTCCACCGCGTCGTCGGCCACCAGGCCGTGGCCGCGCGAGATCAGCTCCAGCCCCAGCTCGCTCTTGCCCAGGCCCGATTCGCCCGTGATGAGCACGCCCAGGCCCAGGATGTCCATGAACACGCCGTGCATGGTGGTGCGGTCGGCGAAGTGCTTGGACAGGTAGGCGCGCAGCACGTCGATGACGAAGGCCGCCGACTCCCGCGTGGCGAACAGCGGAATCTGCGCACGCTCGCACATCGACACCACCTCCTCGGGCGCGGCCTGGCCGTCGGCCAGCACCAGCACCGGAGGCTCCAGCGTGACGATGCGCGCGATGCGGCGCTTGCAGTCCCCGGGCGTCGCGTTGGTCAGGTAGGCGACTTCGCGCTCGCCCAGGATCTGCGCGCGGTAGGGGTGTATGTAGTTGAGGTAGCCGACGAGGTCTGCGCCCGAGCGCGCGGCGCGCACAGCCACCTCGGCGAAGCGCCGCTCTGAAGCCCCCAGGCCCGCGACCCACTCCCATTTGAGCAGGGTGCGGAACTCCTCGAAGAGCACATCGGCGCTGACGACGTTGGGTTTCATGGCAGCCGATGGCTAGGGCCTGTTAACACTATGGAAGGGGATCGCGTTGCCTCGCAAAGGGGCTGGGTGCAAGGCGCCCGCGCGCTGGCCAAGGCTGATGCCTTGCAAGCGTGGGCAACGCCGCAGACGGCCCCTTTGCGAGACAACCCGAAGGGAAGCTCATGACAGCCCGCCCCTCGGCGTTGCGCTCCTTGTGCGTGCACACGCACGCACTGCGTCGCGCGCCTGGATGGACGGGCTGTCATGAGCTTCGCTACCCCTTCCATAGTGTTAGCAGGCCCTAGGGCGTGGCGTCAGGCGCTCTGGGCCGACTGCCATCCCGAGATCATGCCGTGCAGGCTGGCGGCGTCGGCGCAGCTCTTGAGGCGCTCGCGCAACGCGCTGTCGCTGAGCAGCTCGGCGATTTCCGACAGGATCTCCAGGTGCTTCTGTGTGGCAGCCTCGGGCACCAGCAGGAAGATCAGCAGCACCACGGGCTGCTCGTCGGGCGCGTCGAAGCCGATCGGATGGGCCAGCTGGAACACCGCCGCCATGGGCGATTTCAGCCCCTTGATGCGGCCGTGCGGAATGGCCACGCCATGGCCCAGCCCCGTGGAGCCCAGGCGCTCGCGCGCGAAGAGGCTGTCGGTGATCAGGGCCCGGGACAGGCCGTGCTGGCTCTCGAACAGCAGGCCGGCCTCCTCGAATGCACGTTTCTTGCTAGTGGCATCGACGCTCACGAGCACTTGTGCGGGAGGCAGTATGGAAGCGAGTCGGTTCATGGTCACAGTGAGCGACGATTATGCACGCCCAGCGGAAACCCTGAGAGTGTATCCACCAGCAACAAAAAACCGCCCCGCGGGCGGTTGCGGCACCACCGCTTTTGCACGAGCGGTGGCGCGGACGGGCTCTGGCCGTTCACTCAGGATGCCGCGGCGGCCTGCACGGTGGCGCGGCGCACGCCTGCCTGGTGATCCTGCATGCGGTCCTTGTGGCGCACGACCATGCGGTCCAGCTTGTCCATCAGTTCGTCCACGGCTGCGTACAGGTCGAAATGCGCACTCTCCACGAACAGGTCGTTTCCTTTCACGTGCACCGTGCACTCGGCGCGCTGGCGTTTTTCCTTTTCCTTCTGCTTCTCTACGGTCAATAGCACCTTGACATCCACCACCTGGTCGAAGTGGCGGATGATGCGCTCCAGCTTGGACGTCACGTAACTACGCAAGGCGGGGGTCACTTCAAGGTGATGACCGCTGATCGTCAAGTTCATAGACAAGCCTCCTGTGGCTCACTGGTTGAAAAACACCGTCCTGATACCGGCTCGGGGCGGCTGGCGAACGTGAATGCATTCGGGCCTGGATTCACTATGCGCCCGCGCGCCACGGAACGCAATGCGTTCCCGCCCGGGGCGCACGGGATATGGCAACGGGGTGCCAAGGCGCGCAAAAAGCTTCACAATCGGCTGGATTTCCAGCCTGTGGCGGCCCGCGAATCGCCGCGCCACAGGCTCCGGCGCCACGGCTAGAATGGCCCGCTTTGGCCCCGGCGATGGCGGGGCAGACCCTTTCGCCCGACCGTCTCTATGACCCAGCCCAGCACCTCTGCCCTGCACACCTCCGCCCTGACCTCGCTGCCGCTGCTGGCGCGCGGCAAGGTGCGCGACAACTACGCCGTGGGCGACGACCGCATCCTGATGGTGGCCAGCGACCGGCTCTCGGCCTTTGACGTGATCATGGGAGAGCCGATCCCCGGCAAGGGCGAGCTGCTCACGCAGATGGCGCTGTTCTGGTTCGACAAGCTGGGCCACGTCGTGCCCAACCACCTGACCGGCGAGGCGCCCGAGAGCGTGGTCACGCCGGCCGAGGCGCCCCAGGTGCGGGGGCGCTCCATGCTCGTCAAGCGCCTCAAGCCGATTCCCATCGAGGCCGTGGTGCGCGGCTACCTGGCCGGCAGCGGCTGGAAGGAGTACCAGGAGTCGCGCTCGGTCTGCGGCGTGCCGCTGCCCGACGGCCTGACCAATGCCGCCAGGCTGCCCCACAGCATCTACACGCCGGCCGCCAAGGCCGCCATGGGCGAGCATGACGAGAACATCACGTTCGAGCGTACCGTGGAGATGGTCGGCCCGGATCTGGCCGCCAGGATCCGCGACGTTTCCATCCAGCTGTACGAGGCCGCCGCCGCCATCGCGCTCGCCAAGGGCATGATCATTGCCGACACCAAGTTCGAGTTCGGCCTCGACAAGGACGGCACGCTGGTGCTGATGGACGAGGTGCTCACGCCCGACAGCTCGCGCTACTGGCCCGTGGAGGGCTATGCCGAGGCGCTGGCCCGCGGCGAGAACCCGCCCAGCTACGACAAGCAGTTCGTGCGCGACTGGCTGGAGCAGGCCCAGGTGGGCGGCAAGCCCTGGAACAAGACCGCCCCCGCGCCGCGCCTGCCGCGCGAGGTGGTGGAGAAGACGGCCGCCAAGTACCGCGAGGCGCTGCAGCGGCTCACTGCCTGATTCCCGGCTTCCAGCAAAAGACAAGGCCCCTCGCGGGGCCTTGTTTCTTTCAGCTCAGCACCACCGAGCTCAGGCGCCGGCGGTAGGCCGCCACCACCGGGTCCTCGGGCGGGATCTGGCCCTCGGCCACCTTGGGCTTGGGCGGCTCGATGATCTCCAGGATGGCCACGTAGGTCTTGCGCGCGGCCTCGTCGTTCCAGGCCTTGTCGCGCATGAGGATTTCCAGCAGCTCGTCCATGGCCTCCTGCCAGCGCTGGCGCGCCATGAGCCAGCGTGCGCGGCCGAAGCGCGCCTCGAAGTCGCGCTTGTTGGCGGTAATCTTTGCATCGAATTGGGCGTCAGCGCCCTCCCCATGCGCGCCAGCAGCTACGAAATCAAGAGCATCCATCCAGGCCTTGAGCGCGCCCAGGCGGCGCGAGGCCTCGGCCTTTGCGATCACGGGGGCGAAGGCCACCTTGGCATCGTCCTCGCGGCCGAGCTGCAGCAGCAGCTTCACGTAGTCGAAGCGCGCCTCGTCGTTGGCCGGGTCGGTGGCCACGGCGTGCTGCAGCTTTTCCAGCGCGCCCTCGGTGTCGCCTTCGGCCAGCGCATCCTGCGCTTCTTCCTCCTGTTCCTCCGCCTGCAGCGCCTCGGCGCTGGGCACGTGCTTGTCGAGGAAGGCGCGCAGCTGGCCCTCGGGCTGTACGCCCATGAAGCCGTCCACCGGCTGGCCGTTCATCATCAGCACGCAGGTCGGGATGCTGCGGATGCCGAACATGGCGGCCAGCTGCTGCTCCTGGTCGGAGTCGATCTTGGCGAGCTTGAAGCGGCCCGCGTATTCGGTCTCCAACTTCTCCAGCACCGGGCCCAGCGTCTTGCACGGGCCGCACCAGGGTGCCCAGAAGTCCACCAGCACGGGCTGGCTCATGGAGGCGGCGACCACCTCGGTCTCAAAGGTTTCCAGGGTAACGTCGATCATGTATAGGCATCCCGGTAATGGCTCAACGGGGATTCTCGGACATATTCGGCGCCGTGGAACAGAACCCCGGCGGGCGCGGTGCATGTCCGAAAAGTAAAATGCCGGGTTCCCCCGACGAGCGCCGTTGCGCGCACTCCTCACATGAACCCCATCCAGATCGGCGTGGTCATGGGCTCCAGCAGCGACTGGGACACCATGCAGCACGCAGCCGCCATCCTCCAGCAGTTCGGCATCGCGCACGAGGCGCGGGTGGTCTCGGCCCACCGCATGCCCGACGACATGTTCCGCTACGCCGAGGCCGCCGCCGGCCGCGGCCTCAAGGCCATCATCGCGGGCGCAGGCGGCGCCGCCCATCTGCCCGGCATGATCGCCGCCAAGACCTGCGTGCCGGTGCTGGGCGTGCCCGTGGCCAGCAAGCATCTCTCGGGCGTGGATTCGCTGCACTCCATCGTGCAGATGCCCAAGGGCGTGCCCGTGGCCACCTTCGCCATCGGCGCGGCCGGCGCGGCCAACGCGGCGCTGTTCGCCGTGGCCCTGCTGGCCAACAACGACCCTGCGCTGCGCGAGCGGCTCGAAGCCTTCCGCGCCGAGCAGACCGCCGCCGCGCGCGCCATGACCCTGCCCCCGGTGGCCACATGAGCGCGGGCCGGGGCGTGATCCTGCCCGGCGCCACGCTGGGCGTGCTCGGCGGCGGGCAGCTGGGGCGCATGTTCGTGCACGCGGCCCAGGCCATGGGCTACTCCACGGCCGTGCTGGACGACGACGCAGCCAGCCCGGCCGGGCTGGTGAGCCAGCACCACATCCGCGCGGGCTACGAGGACCCGCAGGGCCTGGCCGAACTGGCGCGCCTGTGCGCCGCCGTAACCACCGAGTTCGAGAACGTGCCCGCCGCCGCGCTCGACATCCTGGCGCGCAGCCTGCCCGTGTCGCCCGCGGGCGGCGCCGTGGCGATCGCGCAGGACCGCGCGGCCGAGAAGGCCCACTTCGTGCGCTGCGGCGTGCCCGTGGCGCCGCACGCGGTGATAGCGACGCCCGCGCAGCTGGCCGCCGTGGATGCCGGCCTGCTGCCCGGCATATTGAAGACCGCGCGCCTGGGCTACGACGGCAAGGGCCAGGCGCGCGTGAATACGCCACAGGAGCTGGCCGCCGCCTGGGACGATCTGGGCCGCGTGCCCTGCGTGCTCGAAAAAATGCTGCCGCTGGCGCACGAGTGCTCCGTCATCGTGGCGCGCGGCCGGGACGGCCATGTCGTGCACCTGCCCGTGCAGCGCAACCTGCACAGGGGCGGCATCCTGGCCGTGACCGAGGTTCATGAGGGAAATCTGCCTCCAGGGCAGGCCCGTCAAGCGCTGGCAGCTGCCAAATCGGTAGCAGATGGCCTGGACTACGTGGGCGTGCTGTGCGTGGAGTTCTTCGTGCTGCAGGACGGCGCCCTGGTGGTCAACGAGATCGCCCCGCGCCCGCACAACAGCGGCCACTACAGCCAGAACGCCTGCGACGTGTCGCAGTTCGAGCTGCAGGTGCGCGCCATGGCCGGCCTGCCCCTGGTGCAGCCGCGCCTGCACAGCCCGGCCATCATGCTGAACCTGCTGGGCGACCTATGGTTCAGGGACGGCGACGGCCCCGCCACGCCGCCCTGGGACGAGGTGCTGGCGCTGCCCGGCTGCCACCTGCACCTGTACGGCAAGCGCGACGCGAAGCGCGGGCGCAAGATGGGCCACCTGAACGTCACGGGCGCCACGCCCGGGGCCGTGCGCGCCACGGCACTCAAGGCGGCGGCCATCCTCGGCATCGAACCCTTCTGACCCCCATGATCCTGGACGGCACGCTCCCCTCCTCGGTACAGGCCGCGGCGCGGCTGCTGGCGCGCGGCGAGCTGCTGGGCCTGCCGACCGAGACCGTCTACGGCCTGGCGGCCGACGCGGACAACGACGCGGCCGTGGCCCGGATCTTCGCCGCCAAGGGCCGGCCCGCCAACCACCCGCTGATCGTGCACGTGGCCGACAGCACGGCCATCACCCACTACGCCAAGGAGGTGCCGCTGTTCGCGCAGCAGCTCATCGACGCCTTCTGGCCCGGCCCGCTCACGCTGATCCTGCCGCGCCTGCCCGCCGCGGCGCGGGCCTCCACGGGCGGGCAGGACAGCGTGGGCCTGCGCTGCCCCGCCCACCCCGTGGCCCATGCCGTGCTGGCCGCCTGCCAGCGGCTCGACCCGCCCGTGTGGGGCGTGGCCGCGCCCAGCGCCAACCATTTCGGCAAAGTCAGCCCGACCACGGCGCAGCACGTGGCCGACGCGTTCGGCGACGAACTGCTGGTGCTCGACGGCGGCGCCTGCGCCGTGGGCATAGAGTCCACCATCATCGACTGCACGCGCGGCGTGCCGGTGCTGTTGCGCCCGGGCGCCATCTCGCGCGCGGACGTGCAGCGCGCCTGCGGCCTGCGCCCACTATCGAAAGAAGAGCTGCCGGCGCACACACCACGCGCTTCAGGCACGCTTTTGGCTCATTACGCCCCGACGGCACGCGTGCGCCTGATGGACGCCAGGCAGCTGCAGGCCGGCCTGGACGTGCTGGGCGCCGACGCCGCCCACCTGGCCGTGTACGCGCGCGCACCGCTGCGCTCGGCATCGTCCAGGATCATCCTGCGCCGCATGCCCGACGACGCGGCCGCGGCCGCGCAGCAGCTGTTCGCCGCGCTGCGCGGCTTCGACGACGCGGGCGCGCGCCTGATCTGGATCGAGACCCCGCCCGACACGCCCGACTGGGAGGGCGTGCGCGACCGCCTGCAGCGCGCCGCGGCCGCGGGCTGACGTCTTCACACGGCGCCGCAACCCTGTCGTTAAACTCTCGCCCACCTCAATCCGGAGAAATACATGCCAGCAAATTGGATGCGCCGCAGCTTCTTGGCGGCCGCCTGTGCATCGGCCGCCCTGCTGGCGGCCTGTGGTTCCAGCGACGTCGAATCCGCCTTCACGCCCACGCGCTTCGTCGCCTTCGGCGACGCCCAGGCCGACGTGGGCCAGGTGGGAGGCAAGAGCTACACGGTCAACGACGGCACCCTGAACATCTGGACGAAGCAGCTCGCCTCGCGCTACGGCGGCACGATCGCGCCCGTGTCGGCCAGCGGCCTGAGCTACGCCCAGGGCAATGCGCGCGTGGCGGCCACCCCCGATGCGGCGGGCGACGCCAGCACGCCCACGGTGACGCAGCAGGTGACCCAGTTCCTCGCCGGCCAGCAGCCCGCCGACGGCGACCTCGTGATCGTCAGCGCCGGCGCGAGCGACATCATCGCCGGCATGGCCGCCGTGCAGGCGGGCACGCTCACCGAGGCGCAGTACGTGGACGCCGCGAGCCAGGCTGGCAAGAACCTTGCCGCGCAGGTGCGCCGCCTGTCCGACGCTGGTGCCAAGCACATCCTGGTGACCGGCACCTACGACCTGAGCCGCACGCCCTGGGCCGTGGCCATCGGCAAGCAGGACCTGATCAGCAGCGCCAGCCTGCGCTTCAACAACGACCTGCTGGTCGCCATCGAGGACCTGCGCAAGACCGTGTTCTACGTGGACATCGCCTACTACGTGAACCTGTTCCAGGGCAACCCCGGCGGCTATGGCTTCACCGA
This region of Alicycliphilus denitrificans K601 genomic DNA includes:
- a CDS encoding SGNH/GDSL hydrolase family protein; the encoded protein is MPANWMRRSFLAAACASAALLAACGSSDVESAFTPTRFVAFGDAQADVGQVGGKSYTVNDGTLNIWTKQLASRYGGTIAPVSASGLSYAQGNARVAATPDAAGDASTPTVTQQVTQFLAGQQPADGDLVIVSAGASDIIAGMAAVQAGTLTEAQYVDAASQAGKNLAAQVRRLSDAGAKHILVTGTYDLSRTPWAVAIGKQDLISSASLRFNNDLLVAIEDLRKTVFYVDIAYYVNLFQGNPGGYGFTDGRTPVCTSVDAGPGIGIGAGEVNSSLCTSSTLLTDADPGRYVFADKVYLTPAAHRRFGDYAYDRLRQRW
- a CDS encoding L-threonylcarbamoyladenylate synthase; translation: MILDGTLPSSVQAAARLLARGELLGLPTETVYGLAADADNDAAVARIFAAKGRPANHPLIVHVADSTAITHYAKEVPLFAQQLIDAFWPGPLTLILPRLPAAARASTGGQDSVGLRCPAHPVAHAVLAACQRLDPPVWGVAAPSANHFGKVSPTTAQHVADAFGDELLVLDGGACAVGIESTIIDCTRGVPVLLRPGAISRADVQRACGLRPLSKEELPAHTPRASGTLLAHYAPTARVRLMDARQLQAGLDVLGADAAHLAVYARAPLRSASSRIILRRMPDDAAAAAQQLFAALRGFDDAGARLIWIETPPDTPDWEGVRDRLQRAAAAG